The following nucleotide sequence is from Leopardus geoffroyi isolate Oge1 chromosome D4, O.geoffroyi_Oge1_pat1.0, whole genome shotgun sequence.
AGAACGATACAAGGCTTACATAGCAAGATGTGGTTCTAATTATAGTAGATTTTGCCTTTTGAGATCATGCCTGGGTAGTTTTTCACTACTACTTCTGCCATGGACAGAGGTTAAGTGCTTTTTGAGGGCAGATTTGTGCTTGAAATCCATGTCACAACAGTGGCATTTGTATGGGCGATCTCCACTGTGTATGTTCAAGTGGTCCTGAAGTGTGCTTTTGGCAGTAAAGGTCTTCAAGCACACAGTGCACTGAAAGGGCCGTATGCCCATGTGCCCTCGAATGTGCcggttgagatttttcttctgtgtaaatGTTTTTCCGCACTGTAAGCACAAGAACAGTTTATGCATCTTAAGGTGGCGCAGATAGTTTTCAACGTGAAGAAATCCTCGGGGACACCTGGGGCACTGGTGCCTCAGTGAATAAGCATCCTCCAGGTTCTGAATCTCATTCACTGTACCATGACTTCCTTCAGTATTCTCACAGAATAAGCTCTGATCTTGATTCCCAGGAACTTCTGCCACTCTGCTCTCAACTGTAGAATTGATCAGTGAGTGCTGTGTTTCAGAGAAATACATGGTTGCTTTTGAAGAGGTACAAGGCTGTGAAAACTGCTCATTTTCTACACCGGCAGTACTGATAGATTCCACATGGAGGATACAAATTTCATTATCTTTAAAACCAATATCTACTGAAGACAGCTCTGGtgacttcatttccttcctctctgatgTCAACTCTGCTGTAGACTGTAAAacattgctttcttcttcttttacatGAAAATCTACGTTTATGGGACTGTCTTCTGAAATTTCAATTATCTCACAGTCTTTAtctgaattttcttcttcatttttaacatCTGGATCAGAGGACTGACACAGGTCGGTATGCTGATTGTTATTTTTCATAGAAAGATCAATTTCCAGATACTTTGACAAAGCTTCTGTGCACTTTTCCACAATGTGAACCATCTGCAGGTAACTAGCAGCAGTCAAATATTTCAAAAGCTCTTTCCTTTTAACTTCAAGTGCTCCTGTATAGCAAGAGAGCAACAGTTTTCTGCCAACCTCTGCACTCTGCAAGATGGTGATTCTGACATGTTTTGACTGCGTAAGTAAAAACTGATCTCTCATGAAAGTGGAGCAAGCAGCTAAAATCACCTTGTGCCCCTGGAACTCGGTGTCATTAATATAAATTGACACATCACAAAATAAATTCTGCTGTCTCAAGAGATTCATTTTCTGCAAGACTACATCTCCTTGCTGTTCAAACTGGAAATGCAGGACATCGGATTCAGCAGCCATGGTCACAatctaagcaaaataaaacacaaacattgAGGTAAAGATAGGAAATGCTTTCCTACACTGTGatggtaaaaacaaacacaaatcccAAACCTGAATTGGgtaaaagaagactcaaattctAATCTGAGTACGAAGAGCGAAAGCCTATGCCACCGTCTCACAACCCAGAAAATTAGAACGCATTTCTCTATGATCTCTTAACacacttttcatatttttgttatagTACTTATTATACAGAGTTGTACTTaacagtttctgtttttcttcttggctAAATTTTATCTATATTGTGGTCCAGGACACTGTTAATACCTACAAGTAAGAGGACTTAACATAGTCTCCCACATTAGAAACCTTAATGTAATCTCCAAGCTTCCTATTCCCCATCAGTACTGCAGGTCCTCATTCTGTTCCCCCGGGGGGACCACTGCAAGGTCTTTCAACAGGTCTCCTTGATACCACACTCTCCCATATTCCCAGCCTCCTCAGTGCCACCAGAACtaacatcttttaaatttttttttttttttttttttactctcttctactttaaattctccattgTTCTCCTCTACCTCCAGAACAGCCTACTCTTTTTAGCAGATAGAAGATCATTCACGATTTGGTCCTAACCATCTTTAAGGCGTTATCTTTTCTCGATTTTTCATCTGAGCTCCTTCCATATTGAGATTTTCACCACTGCCCAGACAAGAAGACCCGAATACACTTTTGCACATGTTATGTTTGCGCTTCCAGGTCCTCTTTTCGGCTAGTGATGTGGCTCCTTTAAGCCCCCAAATCACTTAAGACCGCTGTTGACTCCTCCTTCGGTCTCCCCAACAGTCAGTTCCTCCGAAAAGCACCACGAAAAGGTGCCTGGTTCATCTGAGTTTCCGCAGCGAACGCAGGGGCCGGCACAGAACAGGCGCTGCTGAGGGAACATCTGTTGAACCGACACGGACCCCAGCTGGCCTGGAAGATCCTGCAGCTCGCCACACACGGGTTCTTCCCGAGCTAAGCCCGCCAAGACCGTAGGCCCTGTCCTCCAAAGGGCTGTAGCACCAGTCCAACCTCCCCGCCCGCGCTTAGgggccttcctcctccacctcgcCCTCTTCAGGCTTCCCCACCGGCCCGTCCCGATCGCGCTAACTCACCGACTCAGAGAGCCAGAAAGCAGCTTTCCGCAGCAGCGGCGGCCTAAGCCGGAAGGTGGACTTAGCCTGGGAGGAAACACATCCGGTGTCAACTAGCTCCGCTCCTCACTGGGGTGGGCTGGCGTCCCGGAAGGACATCCTGAGACAGtctcccttcctcactccccCCGCTCCTGGAATGACAGAGAGGTACCCGAATTCCGGCAAATCCCATCTTTCCTGCCCCAGTTTCGGCACGCGAGCCGTTCCCCTTCGTGAGTTCTCCCCAACGTCCGTATCGCAGACGGGTTGTGAACTGGGGTACAGCGCACCTATTGGGAATACCCTGCGCCGGAACCGCTGGGAGGCCCTCAGGGGCTGTTACGGGCCGGGAGGGGTTTTCCTCACTCGGCCTTCTACAAtttcagaggagaggagaggagactgCCATGGGGATCAACATTCGAGATTGCCTAGCTAATGACCATCAGGATCTGACTCCCACCTCTGGATCTCACTTTACCAATCCTTCGCGTGTCCCCGTTCCCCACCCACCAGTTCTGGTCGAACCCAGGCCTTGTATCTTTAACTCTTGGGGCTGCTTCCTCCCACGTGCCCTATCCATTCTCCTCCCTATCATCCTTCGAAATCTTGTTCATAAATCACGTCATCCCTGAAGCCATCCTGAACTGCCCTTGAATTAGTTGGCTCCCCGTTGGGAGCCTCTAAACCCTTTGGCCACCTTCATTATTGCAATTATCATACCTGTAATGAAATCTGTGACCCATCTGATTGGAGGTATTTAGGACAGTGATTTATAATCTCCGCATTCCCGAAATCTGGCACTGAGTAGGCATCAGGTATTTGCCAAATGAAGTTATGTCTGAACCAATTCTGAAAAGCAGCAGCTCTACCCTTCAGTCAACAGGTTCTCCTGGAAGTAACTGACCCAACTAACAATTTCTGGTTAACCAGATTTGCTTCGGAGGCCAAGCTCAGCGTGCTTGATTAGTAAACAATAGGAGTgaagaaagcatttctttttcaaattcaggcaattgaaaaggaaagcaggagggagagaaaaaagaaaccactgaCACCACAGATTTAATTGTCACACTTTTATTAAGGAAACTTCCCCATAATAAGTGAAGAGGTAGTTCATAGTATGTCTAACATACAACAGACTTAGAACAGCTATTCACcagctgaaataaaatattctggtttgtttgtttaggacAATCTTTTAGAAGTGGTGACTCTGGTCACCATTTATAGATCTTctaataaagaaactaaaacaaaaccacaTCTGATTTACTTCAGAGCCACTTCAGTTTGGagtttgtctttaaaattaaataaataaataatggtgacacggtaattttttaaaaaccaagttaTGGTAAAGAGACTCCTTTTTAGTTATCTTGGGGATCCATAAAATACAAATGCAGAATGACTAAGGTTTTAGAAAACCTTTCTTCTCTATAAGAATATGACTAGTTTTGAAAGTCATCTTCccttataaaatgtatttgatgtCAGTAACTTGACCACTTTGAAATACAATCTAAGAAACATgtataaagaaggagaaaagtcaAGTCCcaccaaaattaagaaaatgtctcacagaaacaaaacaccTCTCCAGCCAAGAAATGGAGGAGACTGTAAATCACTTCAGTGGTTTGCAGTTGCAAAAGGTGAGAACCAGTTTTACTGATTAAAAAACCCCATCAAGATGCTGATTTTAAGTGATCAAAGAAAGCAagg
It contains:
- the ZBTB6 gene encoding zinc finger and BTB domain-containing protein 6 isoform X1, producing the protein MAAESDVLHFQFEQQGDVVLQKMNLLRQQNLFCDVSIYINDTEFQGHKVILAACSTFMRDQFLLTQSKHVRITILQSAEVGRKLLLSCYTGALEVKRKELLKYLTAASYLQMVHIVEKCTEALSKYLEIDLSMKNNNQHTDLCQSSDPDVKNEEENSDKDCEIIEISEDSPINVDFHVKEEESNVLQSTAELTSERKEMKSPELSSVDIGFKDNEICILHVESISTAGVENEQFSQPCTSSKATMYFSETQHSLINSTVESRVAEVPGNQDQSLFCENTEGSHGTVNEIQNLEDAYSLRHQCPRCPRGFLHVENYLRHLKMHKLFLCLQCGKTFTQKKNLNRHIRGHMGIRPFQCTVCLKTFTAKSTLQDHLNIHSGDRPYKCHCCDMDFKHKSALKKHLTSVHGRSSSEKLPRHDLKRQNLL
- the ZBTB6 gene encoding zinc finger and BTB domain-containing protein 6 isoform X2, with protein sequence MIVTMAAESDVLHFQFEQQGDVVLQKMNLLRQQNLFCDVSIYINDTEFQGHKVILAACSTFMRDQFLLTQSKHVRITILQSAEVGRKLLLSCYTGALEVKRKELLKYLTAASYLQMVHIVEKCTEALSKYLEIDLSMKNNNQHTDLCQSSDPDVKNEEENSDKDCEIIEISEDSPINVDFHVKEEESNVLQSTAELTSERKEMKSPELSSVDIGFKDNEICILHVESISTAGVENEQFSQPCTSSKATMYFSETQHSLINSTVESRVAEVPGNQDQSLFCENTEGSHGTVNEIQNLEDAYSLRHQCPRCPRGFLHVENYLRHLKMHKLFLCLQCGKTFTQKKNLNRHIRGHMGIRPFQCTVCLKTFTAKSTLQDHLNIHSGDRPYKCHCCDMDFKHKSALKKHLTSVHGRSSSEKLPRHDLKRQNLL